The Engystomops pustulosus chromosome 9, aEngPut4.maternal, whole genome shotgun sequence genome includes a window with the following:
- the DHX16 gene encoding pre-mRNA-splicing factor ATP-dependent RNA helicase DHX16 gives MDGLDVWVKDRLHDVLGMSDRHVAQFLIGTAKRSSSAADFVSRLNDTGAVDVTDKVRSFAEELWAKLPRKAVVERPARAAEREALAMQQKNKSYTLLEDSDEEEEKVTSKDEKKRKKKHLRKRRKEESSDSESDHAKNEKVSSPQVISDDEEEREEQARLKDLEERDAFAERVKQRDKEKTRNIVERSDKKAYEEAQKRLKVAEEDRKKMIPELRKKSRREYLGKREKEKLEDLEAEIADDEYFFAESELTAVEKKDLEYKKKVRDLAKEYKKAGEKERMEKQDRYFMPEESRSKKIPDRYEEPISEERFAPREEQRRWEEEHIGAAALKFGAKDARARGQKEYDYVMEEDEVIQFVSATQMKGTVEKEDENEKQLSELEKQKMSIQEVRRSLPVFPYRTDLLQAIAEHQILIIEGETGSGKTTQIPQYLHEEGYTHKGMKIGCTQPRRVAAMSVASRVAQEMSVKLGNEVGYSIRFEDCTSERTVLKYMTDGMLLREFLTEPDLASYSVIIIDEAHERTLHTDVLFGLIKDIARFRPDLKVLVSSATLNTERFSSFFDDAPIFRIPGRRYPVDIYYTKAPEADYLEACVVSVLQIHVTQPTGDVLVFLTGQEEIEACCEMLQERCRRLGSKIAEMLILPIYANLPSDMQAKIFDPTPPGARKVVVATNIAETSLTIDGIIYVIDPGFCKQKSYNARTGMESLIVTPCSKASANQRAGRAGRVAAGKCFRLYTAWAYKNEMEDTTVPEIQRTNLGNVVLLLKSLGINDLIHFDFMDPPPHETLVLALEQLYALGALNHLGELTKLGRRMAELPVDPMLSKMILASEKYGCSEQILTIAAMLSVNNSIFYRPKDKLVHADTARANFTVPGGDHMVLLNVYTQWVETAHSLQWCYENFIQARSLRRARDVREQLEGLMARIEIELTSCEGDTVPIRKAITAGYFYHTARLTRSGYKTVKQQQSVFIHPNSSLHEEQPRWVIYHELVFTTKEFMRQIIEIDSSWLLEVAPHYYKSRELEDASSKKMPKQAGKSKEELG, from the exons ATGGACGGGTTGGATGTGTGGGTGAAGGACAGGCTCCATGATGTCCTGGGAATGAGCGATCGGCACGTGGCGCAGTTCCTGATAGGCACCGCCAAGAGAAGCTCAAGCGCCGCAGACTTTGTAAGCCGACTAAACGACACTGGAGCCGTGGACGTGACTGACAAAGTGCGCAGCTTTGCGGAGGAGCTGTGGGCGAAG CTGCCCCGTAAAGCTGTAGTTGAGCGCCCTGCCAGAGCCGCCGAGAGAGAAGCATTAGCAATGCAGCAAAAAAACAAATCCTATACTCTGCTGGAAGACAgcgatgaagaggaggagaaggtcacGTCAAAAGACGAGAAGAAGAGGAAAAAGAAACATCTCAGgaagaggaggaaagaggagtcaTCAGACAGCGAGAGCGACCATGCAAA GAATGAGAAGGTCTCCTCACCGCAGGTCATCTCTGATGATGAGGAGGAGCGTGAGGAGCAGGCCAGATTGAAGGACCTGGAAGAGAGAGATGCTTTCGCAGAAAGGGTAAAGCAGCGGGATAAGGAAAAGACCAGAAACATTGTGGAGAGATCAGATAAGAAG GCGTATGAAGAAGCTCAGAAGAGACTCAAAGTAGCAGAGGAGGATCGTAAGAAAATG ATTCCAGAGTTGAGGAAAAAGTCTCGCAGAGAATACCTTGGGAAGAGAGAGAAGGAAAAGCTGGAGGACCTGGAAGCAGAAATAGCGGACGACGAGTATTTCTTTGCCGAAAGTGAACTGACGGCAGTGGAGAAGAAGGATCTGGAATACAAGAAAAAAGTCCGGGATCTGGCGAAAGAGTATAAGAAAGCTGGAGAGAAGGAGCGCATGGAAAAACAGGATCGATACTTCATGCCAGAGGAGAGCAGAAGCAAA AAAATTCCGGACAGGTACGAAGAACCAATAAGTGAAGAGCGTTTTGCTCCACGGGAAGAACAGAGACGGTGGGAGGAAGAACACATTGGTGCCGCAGCTTTAAAATTTGGTGCCAAAGATGCCCGTGCTCGGGGTCAGAAGGAATATGACTACGTGATGGAGGAAGATGAAGTCATACAATTTGTCAGTGCCACACAGATGAAAGGGACTGTGGAGAAG GAAGACGAGAATGAAAAACAATTATCTGAGCTGGAGAAGCAGAAGATGTCCATCCAGGAGGTGAGGCGCAGTCTGCCGGTCTTCCCCTATCGTACAGATCTTCTCCAAGCCATCGCTGAACATCAGATCCTAATCATTGAGGGGGAGACGGGTTCTGGAAAGACGACTCAGATCCCACAGTACCTGCATGAAGAG GGTTACACCCACAAAGGAATGAAAATCGGGTGCACCCAGCCCCGGCGAGTGGCCGCCATGAGTGTAGCCTCTCGTGTCGCTCAGGAGATGTCTGTGAAATTGGGCAATGAG GTTGGATACAGCATCAGATTTGAGGACTGCACCTCTGAGCGGACGGTTCTGAAGTACATGACGGATGGGATGCTGCTCCGAGAATTCCTCACTGAACCCGACCTGGCCAGTTACAG CGTCATCATTATAGACGAGGCGCACgagcgcaccctgcacacagaCGTGCTCTTCGGCCTCATTAAAGACATTGCCCGTTTCCGGCCCGATCTCAAGGTCCTAGTGTCCAGCGCCACCCTCAACACCGAGCGCTTCTCTTCTTTTTTTGACGACGCCCCCATATTCCGGATCCCTGGAAGACGCTATCCTGTAGACATTTACTACACCAAG GCCCCCGAGGCAGATTACCTGGAGGCGTGCGTGGTGTCCGTCCTGCAGATTCATGTCACGCAGCCGACTGGAGATGTCCTGGTCTTTCTGACCGGTCAG GAGGAGATTGAGGCTTGCTGTGAGATGTTACAAGAGCGATGTCGCAGGCTGGGATCTAAGATCGCAGAGATGCTGATTCTACCCATTTACGCCAACTTACCGTCTGACATGCAGGCCAAGATATTTGACCCGACTCCCCCCGGAGCCAGGAAG GTGGTTGTAGCCACCAACATCGCAGAGACGTCTCTGACCATCGATGGGATCATTTACGTCATCGATCCCGGGTTCTGCAAGCAGAAGAGCTACAACGCCCGCACCGGGATGGAGTCCCTCATTGTCACTCCCTGCTCCAAG GCATCAGCCAATCAGAGAGCAGGAAGAGCCGGCCGCGTCGCTGCGGGGAAGTGTTTCCGGCTGTACACGGCTTGGGCGTATAAGAATGAAATGGAAGATACAACGGTACCAGAAATCCAGAGAACCAACCTGGGCAATGTGGTTCTGCTGCTGAAGAGTTTGG GTATTAATGATCTCATTCACTTTGACTTCATGGACCCTCCACCCCATGAGACGCTGGTCCTGGCGCTGGAGCAGCTTTATGCCCTCGGGGCCCTCAACCACCTGGGAGAACTGACCAAG CTCGGGAGGAGAATGGCGGAGCTTCCGGTGGACCCCATGTTATCCAAGATGATTCTGGCATCTGAGAA GTATGGTTGCTCGGAGCAGATTCTGACCATCGCCGCCATGTTGTCTGTCAATAACTCCATCTTCTACCGACCAAAAGACAAACTGGTTCATGCAGACACGGCCCGCGCCAACTTCACTGTGCCCGGGGGAGACCACATGGTGCTGCTCAATGTCTACACACAG TGGGTGGAGACGGCTCACTCCCTGCAGTGGTGTTATGAGAACTTCATCCAGGCCCGTTCCCTGCGCCGGGCCCGCGATGTCCGGGAGCAGTTGGAAGGTCTCATGGCACGGATAGAGATCGAGCTGACGTCCTGCGAAGGCGACACAGTGCCGATACGCAAG GCGATCACAGCCGGGTACTTCTACCACACGGCCAGGCTCACCCGCAGCGGGTACAAGACGGTCAAGCAGCAGCAGTCGGTATTCATCCACCCCAACAGCAGCTTACACGAGGAGCAGCCGCGCTGGGTCATCTACCACGAGCTGGTCTTCACCACCAAGGAGTTTATGAGACAG